The sequence CACAGTGCTTCAGCTCTGTTCGACGCTGAGAGCAAAATACAGCTTCAGCCACTGATGGGATGTGGAGAGTATTCATATTAAATTAATGCAACCCTTTTGGTTTTAGAAATACTTCTCAGAGTGTAAGTATCGACCATCAGAAAGGAGACAGAGTATAGACTTGACATGAGTCCCCTTTTCCTAGTATCACCCACTTTGATGTTGAATGACTTCACTAATCTGCCTTTTGCTTAGCAACGGAGTAATTGTTCATAGCTATTTCACTTTGGAGGTACTGTTGTGACTCAGCTGAAAATTACAGTAGAAATTCCAGGAGGAGTAAGTCTCACTTTATGCACAGATGAAGTGCAAGTATCAGTATTTTAAGCCAGGATGACAGTGTGTACTTGgcagtaaggcagtttctccaTGTGCTAATACATGTCTCTGTATTCACGGTGTAGCAGAGATCAATGGAACTGTCTGGATAGAAACCTCTCCCATTTCTAAACTGCAGGATGTAAGTACCATGAAATACCACAGTAATAAAGCAccatttaataaataattctaaTACTGTTACTATCGATAATCAATCGTGAGACAGCAGAGTAATAAGTGTTAACTGGCCgctcttctgcctcttctttcAGCCTTTTGACTTCCTATGACAGACTGTACTCTCTGCATTTGGTAACTCAATTTGCTATCAGCTTCTACTCCATCTCTGTTCACGCAGTCTTGGCATACATACCTGAAGAAGTTCGGTGTATATTAATAGTAGAATTCAGCTCTGGGCTTCCTTGATCTAAATATATTATGGCTTCAATAGGAAGTGGCCCAGCACATTCTGCTCCATTAAAAGTAAAGTACCAGCGCTGACAACAGGCATTCTTGCATTTTAGCCGAAGCGATCCACTGAAGAGAACGCGGAGAGCACTGTTCGAGCGCATCTTTGTAAATGTACATTCCTAAGAGGAGACAAAAATGCTTTGGTACCAACCTCGGGGTTGGAACCTATTTCCTATAAttgttttcagaatgttttgGCTATTCTTTTTAGTCCCTTCCCTCtaggggacaaaaaaaaaaaaaacccaagaaaaaaagaaaaactagtgCCTAGTAAATAGCATATGATGCAAAGATGCAAATCAGAAACAGCACCTCACAGATGATCATGGTAAAGGGGGATTATGgaaattcttaattttatttagacACTACCTGCTGCTAAGTTGGTACCCTAGTTACCGTCTGGGGTTTATGTAAAGGGGTATGAGCTGTGTGAAAGCTGCACTCAAGTCTCTGCATGAGAGGACAGCAcaatttctgtctctcttcccAGAAATTCTGGATTTAACAGTGCTCACAATATTTgtctgggtttaaaaaaaaaaaaaaaaaggcttaaactCTAATAAAAGCTCCACAGCTGactaagaaacattttcaggtttttaagaGGTTGTTATTCTGCCTTCAAAACGTTGGAtattggcggggggggggggggagctagGGACAGTTCTGCAAGAACAAGGCAGTGAGAAATGTCTGCTCAAAAAACACATTGCTTCTCACTCTAGCCACAGCAATAGCAGTTAAATGAATCCAACCAATCTGGGCATTGCTTCAGAGCTGGGATTGAGCTGggatttcttcccctcttctaGGCTCGCACCCTTGTGTTTGAAAGTTTGACATCCcggggctgcagaggaggacGGGCTGTTTGGGTTAGTCTGGGTAACGCTGGGTAACGCTGCTCCTCAACAATGCTGAGCCTCTTTGCAGGAGCATCCTGCAACTGCGCTTCAGTGAACAACCATCGTGAAGCGGGAGTTATAAAGACAGGTACAATTAACAGATTAAAGATGTACGTCTCTCCTGGTCCTTACAAATGAAATGGTAAGAACCTTGCCCTACTCTGGGCAAGCTGGAGGTACTTCATCGGTATTGTGACTTTTAGCCTTAGTGACAGATCTGGTCTTCTAAATGTACTCTTACACCAGCCACACCATTCTTTTCAAGCACTATTACAGAAATAATAGTGTTGGTGAGGTCACACgggaatattgtgtccagtgctgggctccccagttcaagaaaaacagggaactactggagagagtccagcggagggctacaatTAGGGGACTGGggcatctctcgtatgaggaaaggctgagagagctgggtctgtttagccaggagaagagaagactgagaggggatcttagtaatgcttatcaatatctaaagggtggatgtcagGAGGACAGGGCCagactctttccagtggtgcccagtgacaggacaaggggcaacgggtacaaactggaacacgggaagttccatctcaatacaaggaaaaacttcttcactgtgagggtgaccgagcactggcacaggctgcccagagaggttgtggagtctcctgctctggagatattcagaacccGCCTGGATGGggtcctgtgcaacctgctctgggtgatcctgccctagcagggggggttggactagatgatctctagaggtcccttccaacccctgccattctgtgtaTCTGTAAATGAAATGGGCACGTAGCTGTAAAGCACAGCTGAGATGGATCTGAAGTAGGTAAACCTTTGAGAAGTTCACCCTTCATGTAGAAAAAGGCTCCAAAAGGAAATCTGTGCAATTGGTACCACCCAGCTCAGAGAGGCAGATCTAGAACCTGCTGTGGTTGAAGCGCAGCATCCCAGGCAAAGCTAACTTACTGCTATCTTCCCAAGATCGATGCCGTAATTAAGTGCACTCCACGAACACTGCTTGAAGTTGGGTGTCCAGGACTCCTCGATGCTCTCGCGCATGCACTCGCCCTTCTCTCCCTTCAGCCCGTCCCGTCCCGGGATTCCAGGTGTCCCGGGGATCCCGTTGGCCCCTGGGTTTCCATCCCGTCCAGGAACGCCACTGGGGCCTTGCAAGCACACGCCGTTGTACTGAAACACAGAACACATCTCGCTGCTTCTGTCCGTTAACTCTGAGGCTAACCAAGTTACACACAAACAAAcatcaacaacaaaacacaaaaactcCTACTGCAACACAACTTAATGGGTTATTTCTGGGTCACCAAGAAAATGGTTCcagtagaggaaaaaagcaggaaaaataaactttctaaGATAAGCAGTGCCACTAGAAGTTGCTGTAAATTAAGATGccaattattttataaaaatatttataaatcttAGAATTAAAAACTGTCCTAGTCCAAGGATTAAAACTTGGTAGAAAAACATCAGGAGattcaaaacatttcaacacagaaacaaaacaaaagaaagagttATATGTTAATAGTTACTTTCTCCTAACCCACCATTGCTTGCATAACTGTCTTGGCTCATAagctttcattattatttttccctttctttttaaagtagagAAATTTTTGCACTTCATAGAGAACAAAGGTTAACACCGGTTTTCTTCTGCCACCATTCCTGCAGGACAGAATCACGTCGCGATAGTCAAGCTCCAGAGCGCCCGCAGCGTGTCAGTGCTGACGCAGACATGGGAGCTGCACGCTGCCATCAGCCTGAACCCTGGATCGCCATCCATAGCGGTGGGAGGGCACGCGTGGGAGGACAGCACGCTAACATCCTCCCTAACATCACAATATTAGGAAAGGTCAATTGTTGCCCTTCCAAACTGCATGTTAACACACACTGCCTTCATACCTTATGAGACTTGGCTTTCCTGCCCTTGGCGAGTAGGTTTGTGCAGCCCGGAGCTCGTTCCGCCAGCGGCGCGAGCCGGGGGAGCACACGTGTGTGGAGCCGGTGGAACAGCACAGAAACGCTGAGCAGGGGCTGGCGGTCACAGACCTTTTACTTTAAATGCTCTTTCCCATCTGGTGCCTGACTGGTTCCTCCAGTCTTCATCCCAAATCCTCACACATAACTGTATTctgctcttcccctctctcACACCTATTTCTCTTCATCCTTTTTAAACCACCTAATCCCTATTTGTTTCAAAGAGAAAGGATCGTGCAACTATTCCCCCTCCTGCAAGCCATGCCACTATCTGTACCACAGGAGCTGTAAACCACAGCCTCTGGCCTCTCTCCTTTGTCAGACTGGTGAACTTTCTCCTTCTGGGGTTGttccttttcctgtattttggtGCAAAAACCAGCATGGGCATCACAGGCTCGGCTGGAGCCACgttataaataaaatcagtgacTATATGAGTTCTAGTAAGAAGCAAGATGGGAGTTGGACTAACGGATGCTGGCATGACCTTACTACCTTCACCAAAGAAAACACTGTTGGCATATGCCAGTGGAAATAGTGGGATGTTATAATCTAGAAGGCCATGTATAAAAAGTTAGCTGGAGAGAAGGCTGCTTGGCGAAGCACACAGCGACCTAAGGGCCACGAGAATGATGCAGACATTTCTGTTTCACACAGCACTGGTTATctgcatttgctgctgttttcccatTGAACTTTATTTGCAGCACTGACTGGCTCTGGCTTTTGCACGTGGTTATTCACAAGGATGTGCAAATCGGTGAGAGCTGGGACATGCCAAGGCTCAGACCCGCTGCCCTCCATCCCCTGGCGGCACCACGAGGGTGCAGGGCTGCCCCAAAAGAGGAGCTGCCACCCCTGCCGACTACAGCTGCACAGCTTCCTTCCAGAGAGAGCAGCTTAAGCTGTTGCACACCCAAAAAAATTGATGTGAGCGAAAGAATTACCTGGGCTTCGGGCTCTGCTCCAACTAAATTCACCTACGCTTGCCAAATCAAGccttttttcatgctttcttaAGGTAGAAATGcataaaacatcttttaaaatgaaaatgtccaCTGAAGGCAGGATGCCCTCTCAGGCATGCCCTCATTCTGCCCTGGAAGGGCTTTAGCTGAAGCAGTCTGTACAACCGGGCTGTGGCTGACTCAGCCACCACCTCTTTCAGTTACCTGTGCTTTGCCCACTCTGTTGCGCCCgaaagcacaaagcaaaggaaatggcCTGGACGAAGGACCCTAAAATACTGCTCCAACAGAAAACATAAGCTCTTCCATGTGTGCAAACTCCTTATTCTCGACGCAATTCAATTTCCACAGTAAAAGTGAAAGAGTAATGAGGTGGCGTGAAAGGGAAGGAGCTTTGCCCCCCCCCATGGTGCTTCCAGCACATCACTTTTGGGGATGTCTCAGGAGATCATGGAAGAAATGGCCATGCCGCTGATTTACTATAGGAGGTGGATGGCAGTCCAGCAACTCACGTAAATAGCTTCACATCTGCTTTCTACATTCCAAGGACTGGAAAATCTCTCTTCTATCCCTGCAATGGGATAGACCCAACGCATTCAGGTTTCTAGTTGCAATGGAATTGCAAACAGAGGTATGCAGTCCCAGGTGCCAAAGGGAATAATAACACGACTCCAAGGAAAAGGGGGTTCAGTAAGCACGCAGAAACACTTCTCACGGTATCTAACGGCTGCTAAAGAGCAaccctttcatttctctttttgtgaTTTAGTACTCATTCACTAGCCCGTTAGGAACCAAGCCGCACTGACTACTTATGTTGCAAGGGCTGTAAGATGTCAGCGTTGCCCCTGCAATGCGCGGAGGGCAGGGACCAGCTCACAGCGCCGCCTTTATTCCCGCCGCGATGCCTCGCTCGGCCGCGCGGACATGACGGGCAGCTGAGACTGTGCCGGCGTCAACCGCAACCCCCACGGGCTCTGACAGCAGGGAGAAAGCACGAAGACACGCACCCAGCCGCACTGCGGTTTCTGTCCGAACCCGTCCAACCCTTTCTCAGCATTTTCATGATTCAGCACAACCAGGgaggaataattaaaaaaaaaaaaaaaaaaaagagagagaactcAAGCGGCGGATGGCCCGGCGGCGCAAACcggtggtttgggtttttttggttggcggggtttttttttcgCAAACCGGTATTTCTTCCCCGTTTTTTTCCAatctttgcaatgaaaaaggAGCCGCGCGGCTCCTCCGGCCGCCCCACCGCCCCCGCACGGCGCCCCCACCGCCTCCCCCCGCCAAGCGCCCACCCGCCCCGCTCCCGtcccccgtcccgtcccccccccccgcccccggaccggccggccgcggccccgcgccccgctcTCCCGGCGCTCTCACCACGTCCACCACCTCCCGCTGGCGAAGCGCCTTCTGCTTCCCCTTCGGGCTCTCCGAGccgccgggcggcggggccgccgccagcagcagcgccagcagcagcagcggggcagcggcggcggcggccggggcgcGGCGCATGGTGCGGGCTGGGGGCGCGGGGAtgcgccggggccggggccggggccggggccgggagaGGCAGCGGCGCAGGGGCCCGTGTCCGCCGCTCTGGGCGGCAGCGCCGGGATAAATGAGCCTTTCAGAGCGCGGAGCCCGAGCTCCCTCCCCGGGGAGGCCGGGAATTTCCATCCTGTAACCGAGCGGGAACGTCCAGGCAGAGCCATCCCCCCGCAGCCATTGGcacgggggccggggggctccCGCCCCCTCGGGCCAGGCCCCGCGGAGCTTTCCCCGGGCGATGCCGGCACCCCCGGCCGCGCCGTGCCGGGTAGGGCTGCGGGGGGCGCGGGCACGGCGGGGTGACCCTCCCGTCCCTCTCGGAGCACCAGCTAGCCCTCTTCCAAGCCTTCAGGAACTTGCTCTGCAGACAGACGGTAACACCTTTCCGATGGAAGAGCTGTTGTGCCAAGAAGTCGCATAACGCCACGGCAGAAGCCTGATGATGCACCGTGAATGGAAACGGTGATAAACCGGCAGCTGGGTATAAATCACTGGTTTCATTTAACAGAAGCACAAGGTAAGGACACAAAATCCTTCTGAACAGCAATGGAATTTGGATTTCTGTTGAAGAACTTGGTATCGTGTGACTGAGCATTGTCAGTTTAATAACACAAGAAAAGCCCTCAGCAACCCAGCGTAAACCatctcattttgctttcatttaaaataatattttatttttcatgatacTAGAAGTGAAAGCACTATAAAATAAAGAATGCTTTATGTCCTTaagcattaaaaatagaaataacaaaTACTTGAAAGATAACTTATGTATGCTGCAATCTTTGTGGGCTTTGTAGAGGTAAAGTTTCCAGAAGGGGGAGATAAGcttcaatacatttttttttccgaAGTATTTAACAAAAACACACGTTCCTGCATGTTACAAGATGTTGAGCCATTCACACTAGACTGTGCAGAACCAGATTTTTTTACGCTAAACCTCTTCATGCTGCCCTGACTATAGTTACCTCTGCTCTTTAAgctccttctgtttttctggctTTTCCACGTCCATCCTGGCTGAACAATAGCAGTGAAGTGAGATTTGCACTGCAGGTCGCACTGCTATCACCAACCCCGTCACAGACTGtcctgagagctgggactgaCGTCAGCCGCGTTGCTGAGGTGTGGGCTCCTGCCACGTGAAGAAGTGCTGCGATACGCCCAGCCGACTTCATAAAACAGCTagtgaataataataatggttCCCTAAACACATTGGGAAAATTTATGGAATTATGTAAATCCCTAATTAAAAC comes from Grus americana isolate bGruAme1 chromosome 2, bGruAme1.mat, whole genome shotgun sequence and encodes:
- the CTHRC1 gene encoding collagen triple helix repeat-containing protein 1, with product MEIPGLPGEGARAPRSERLIYPGAAAQSGGHGPLRRCLSRPRPRPRPRRIPAPPARTMRRAPAAAAAAPLLLLALLLAAAPPPGGSESPKGKQKALRQREVVDVYNGVCLQGPSGVPGRDGNPGANGIPGTPGIPGRDGLKGEKGECMRESIEESWTPNFKQCSWSALNYGIDLGKIAECTFTKMRSNSALRVLFSGSLRLKCKNACCQRWYFTFNGAECAGPLPIEAIIYLDQGSPELNSTINIHRTSSVEGLCEGINAGLVDIAIWVGTCSDYPRGDASTGWNSVSRIIIEELPK